One window from the genome of Ignavibacteria bacterium encodes:
- a CDS encoding BatA domain-containing protein, with translation MNFLSPGLLFGLLAASIPILIHLLNLRKLKKIDFSTLHFLRLIEKQKVRRVKLVQWLLMALRVLIIAMLVLGFSRPVIQNERIPGFTSAAKTTVVFVLDDSFSMEVVEGQGSRFNLAKGVVATILSGLKEGDEARVILTSGRDLDGALSPGDLPALTKAIKDLEPDFISGDLNSAIIKASRLLGESENLNKELYVLSDFQKATLGNPKEFTDVSTLLDSRVQTRLFNLGSKKTVNSAITGIKVNNQVFEPGKDISVTVTIRNYSDDDVRNGVVSLFVNDERGAQKSYNLDAGKITDITLSAPVRKSGFSSIYASIEDDDIKTDNKRYASIYLPKEFSTVLLGKSSDLKFIRAAIEAGSFSGNMKITEKDITQTGALDLKDVNMIIVAGSGEGANLGKLKDYTANGGGILLFPGENTTLTGYSALLKQFGAASPLELKKDSKALPGKFSSVMFNHPLLREIFQTQYGNSVESPELFTWFKLPQGAGTDIITMADGSVFLKETRAGKGRVLSVATSPTLSTGDFPMIPLFAPLVYRSMFYLASQEPASGGSVTGEEIAFPGRKTGGGKITVVAPNGLASALGSGKTDDGVIFPGTDLPGIYRFTRDDEEIDFVPVNTDTTESNSNPMEKQEIVEYFKKINVKNSPVFIDAEGNFTQALTESRLGSELWKLFIIIAMILIGVEMYFSRAKKKDTI, from the coding sequence ATGAATTTCCTTTCACCCGGTTTATTGTTTGGACTTCTCGCTGCATCAATTCCAATATTGATACACCTCCTCAATTTACGAAAACTAAAAAAGATAGATTTCTCCACACTTCATTTCCTTCGACTGATTGAAAAGCAAAAAGTCAGAAGAGTGAAACTCGTACAGTGGCTATTGATGGCTTTGAGAGTTTTGATAATTGCAATGCTCGTTCTTGGTTTCTCAAGACCTGTGATTCAGAATGAAAGGATTCCCGGTTTCACTTCCGCAGCTAAAACCACTGTTGTGTTTGTTTTGGATGACAGTTTCAGTATGGAAGTGGTGGAAGGACAGGGGTCGAGATTTAATCTTGCCAAGGGAGTGGTAGCTACCATCCTTTCTGGATTGAAGGAGGGGGACGAAGCCAGAGTAATTCTTACTTCCGGAAGAGACCTGGATGGGGCGCTCTCACCCGGTGACCTGCCGGCATTGACAAAAGCCATAAAAGATCTGGAGCCCGATTTCATCAGCGGAGATCTTAACTCCGCCATAATCAAGGCATCCCGTTTGCTCGGTGAATCAGAAAATCTGAATAAGGAGCTTTATGTCCTGTCCGATTTTCAAAAAGCCACACTTGGAAATCCAAAAGAGTTTACCGATGTCTCGACTCTGCTGGATTCCAGAGTTCAAACCCGGCTGTTTAATCTTGGTTCGAAAAAGACCGTAAATTCGGCAATAACCGGAATTAAAGTAAACAATCAGGTCTTCGAGCCCGGCAAGGATATTTCCGTGACGGTGACAATACGAAATTATTCCGATGATGATGTCAGAAATGGTGTCGTTTCACTTTTTGTGAACGACGAAAGGGGAGCCCAAAAAAGCTATAATCTTGATGCCGGAAAAATTACCGATATTACCCTTTCGGCACCTGTGAGGAAGTCAGGATTTTCTTCGATTTATGCATCGATCGAGGATGATGATATTAAAACTGATAACAAAAGGTATGCTTCGATCTATTTGCCCAAGGAATTCAGTACCGTCCTGTTGGGAAAGAGTTCCGATTTGAAATTTATCAGGGCTGCAATAGAAGCGGGTTCATTCTCGGGCAACATGAAGATCACGGAAAAGGATATCACACAGACGGGTGCGCTTGATCTTAAAGATGTGAACATGATTATAGTTGCCGGATCAGGTGAAGGAGCGAATTTGGGGAAATTGAAGGATTATACTGCCAATGGCGGTGGAATACTCCTGTTTCCCGGAGAAAATACAACACTAACCGGCTATTCTGCTTTGCTAAAACAGTTTGGTGCAGCCTCTCCGCTGGAATTGAAAAAAGACTCAAAAGCCCTTCCGGGGAAATTTTCTTCCGTGATGTTCAATCATCCTCTGCTCAGGGAGATATTTCAGACACAATACGGTAACAGCGTCGAATCACCTGAACTTTTCACATGGTTCAAATTGCCGCAGGGCGCTGGTACTGACATAATAACGATGGCTGACGGCAGCGTTTTTCTGAAGGAGACGAGAGCCGGAAAAGGGAGGGTACTGTCGGTGGCAACATCACCAACCCTTTCCACAGGTGATTTCCCGATGATTCCTCTTTTTGCACCCCTTGTGTACAGATCGATGTTCTATCTTGCATCCCAGGAGCCGGCATCAGGGGGAAGTGTGACAGGGGAGGAGATTGCTTTTCCGGGGCGAAAAACCGGGGGAGGAAAGATAACCGTGGTAGCCCCGAACGGGCTTGCTTCTGCACTTGGCTCCGGTAAAACAGATGATGGAGTTATATTTCCCGGGACTGATTTGCCCGGCATTTACAGGTTCACCCGGGATGATGAAGAGATCGATTTTGTCCCCGTGAATACTGACACAACAGAGTCAAATTCCAACCCGATGGAAAAGCAGGAGATCGTTGAATATTTCAAAAAAATCAATGTGAAAAACAGTCCTGTGTTTATTGATGCAGAAGGTAATTTTACACAGGCGCTGACGGAGTCACGACTGGGATCAGAATTATGGAAGTTGTTTATTATAATTGCGATGATTTTGATTGGCGTGGAAATGTATTTTTCACGGGCAAAAAAGAAGGATACCATTTAA
- the tnpA gene encoding IS200/IS605 family transposase, with protein sequence MGSTFTQLYIHVVFSVKRRERLISKHWKEELYKYIAGIIANKKQVLYIINGDMDHVHILLGMSPDISISELVKEIKRSSSLFVNEKRLSVGRFSWQEGFGAFSIGKSEMSRIIGYIKDQEVHHHRNSFTEEYEKFLTSYGIEYKKEYLWKE encoded by the coding sequence ATGGGAAGTACATTTACTCAACTTTATATTCATGTTGTCTTTTCCGTTAAAAGACGAGAAAGGCTGATTTCAAAACACTGGAAAGAGGAACTTTACAAATATATTGCCGGTATTATAGCCAATAAAAAACAAGTATTGTACATCATTAATGGTGACATGGATCATGTTCATATTTTGTTAGGTATGTCTCCCGATATATCTATCTCGGAATTAGTAAAAGAGATAAAAAGAAGTTCATCCCTTTTTGTTAATGAGAAAAGATTATCAGTTGGGAGATTCAGTTGGCAGGAAGGTTTTGGGGCATTTTCAATTGGTAAATCAGAGATGAGTCGGATTATTGGATACATTAAAGATCAGGAAGTTCATCATCACAGAAACAGTTTTACAGAGGAATATGAGAAGTTTTTAACTTCGTATGGGATCGAATATAAAAAAGAATATTTGTGGAAGGAGTGA
- a CDS encoding T9SS type A sorting domain-containing protein, whose translation MKKLFTAVVLVAAMASMAFAQNAVTFKVNMGKQVTLGNFDPNADTLFVSGAFNGWGTGNPIPKPANNDSVWVVTVPAVGAPGATAEYKFRFRDVSAAADVWESVANRSLTVAGDPTVLDVVYFDNNGYQSTTNLSLTFSVNMELERLSGRFTPSEDTVSVNGNFNGWTSKVNIMLPSANPDVYEVTFNKEVSLGEELNYKYWYTPNAWESRANRQYIITQDDLNAGFLVQEGTYNDGSLATVINQPCTIKFTVNTNGASGPIGPFTSVTNAIIAGSSAPLGWPGGGWPTSDSAIVIRLFDDGTNGDLVAGDKIFSKNVLFPAYTSLGLEYKYGLNFGLATNQGSNDNEAGVGSNHTLNWHINYVSATAVDTFGRITTANLINVVTGVKEIDNNIPNNYSMTQNYPNPFNPSTSIRFSIPETGNVRMVVYNAIGQEVAVLVDEQKSAGSYEVSFDAAKLPSGIYLYTIQSGSFSQTRKMMLLK comes from the coding sequence ATGAAAAAACTCTTTACGGCTGTAGTTTTAGTTGCAGCCATGGCTTCTATGGCTTTCGCCCAGAATGCTGTGACATTCAAAGTCAACATGGGAAAACAGGTTACCCTCGGTAACTTCGATCCTAATGCAGATACTTTGTTTGTCAGTGGCGCATTCAACGGGTGGGGCACTGGAAACCCAATTCCAAAACCTGCAAACAACGATTCAGTTTGGGTAGTAACCGTTCCTGCAGTTGGTGCACCTGGTGCAACTGCTGAATACAAATTCAGATTCAGAGATGTCTCTGCTGCTGCTGATGTATGGGAAAGTGTCGCTAACAGAAGCCTCACCGTTGCCGGTGATCCGACTGTTCTCGATGTAGTATACTTCGACAACAACGGTTATCAGTCTACAACAAACTTAAGTCTTACATTCTCGGTTAACATGGAACTCGAAAGACTTTCAGGAAGATTCACACCATCAGAAGATACCGTTTCAGTAAATGGTAACTTCAACGGCTGGACTTCGAAAGTTAATATCATGCTTCCAAGTGCAAACCCTGATGTTTACGAAGTAACCTTCAACAAAGAAGTTTCACTTGGTGAAGAACTTAACTACAAATACTGGTACACACCTAATGCATGGGAAAGCCGCGCAAACAGACAGTATATCATCACACAGGATGATCTCAATGCCGGTTTCCTCGTACAGGAAGGCACATACAATGACGGTAGCCTTGCAACCGTTATCAATCAGCCATGTACAATTAAGTTCACAGTGAACACAAACGGAGCAAGCGGTCCTATCGGTCCATTTACCTCTGTTACCAACGCTATCATCGCCGGTTCATCAGCTCCATTGGGATGGCCAGGTGGCGGATGGCCAACAAGTGACTCAGCAATAGTTATCAGATTATTTGATGACGGAACCAACGGTGACCTCGTAGCCGGTGACAAGATATTCTCAAAGAATGTACTTTTCCCTGCTTACACTTCACTCGGTCTCGAATACAAATATGGTCTTAACTTTGGATTGGCAACAAACCAGGGTTCGAACGATAACGAAGCCGGTGTTGGCAGCAACCATACACTCAACTGGCACATCAATTATGTAAGTGCAACTGCTGTTGATACTTTCGGTAGAATCACCACTGCAAACCTTATCAATGTCGTTACAGGCGTTAAGGAAATTGACAACAATATTCCTAACAACTATTCGATGACACAGAACTATCCTAACCCGTTCAACCCTTCAACATCTATCCGTTTCAGCATTCCTGAGACAGGTAATGTAAGAATGGTAGTTTACAATGCAATCGGTCAGGAAGTAGCAGTTCTCGTTGATGAGCAAAAATCAGCCGGTAGCTATGAAGTAAGCTTCGATGCAGCTAAATTACCTTCAGGTATCTATCTTTACACAATTCAGTCAGGCAGCTTTAGCCAGACCCGTAAAATGATGCTCTTAAAGTAA
- a CDS encoding TonB-dependent receptor, protein MRYILLLCAFIVSILFLSPQVLAQAGKISGRVLDSQTKEPLPFANVVIMGTNLGAATNLDGEYVIINVPPGTYKIRASMTGYNNYTVENIKVATGLTTSLDFAIVPASFQTEEVIVVADKPLINKDITASTSIVGDELISELPVTDISDVLQLQAGIVVGGGGELHMRGGRGGQVVYQVDGVPVTDAYDNSNVVDVGTNSVKELQVISGAFNAEYGQAMSGIVNIVTKDGNNDYTGSLSFYGGDYLSNKQDVFWNIQKINPIAVRNIDASLSGAFLRDKLFFFANGRYYYNEGYYYGKRTFLTSDISRENTSNQSYNLVDGSDTSLTPLAGPRGDGAFVPTNENTRYFAQGKLTYRMFSGFTVRFSYLFDKQDYFDGAPRLTPDNNLQRFRQGISNTFSINHAISNSSFYTLNLSYFFKDYRHYLYKDIYTGNPSRPTLYVDNRLKQNPPYSFDIGGTNNNRFVRNTGTYSAKLDWETQFNKQISVKFGIDAKQHMIYFENINLVPMTVNGVDAKPFNVIVPPETSTDHDTYHRKPQEISGYVQSKFEAFNLIFNAGLRFDLFNPDGKILADPTDPDIRKPVKPANRAKTYEERLTYWYKDASVKTQISPRLGIAFPITARGVIHFSYGHFFQLPSYELLYSNPDFEVLDGSGNVALFGNADLKPQKTVKGEIGLQQQLSDDMAIDVTLFFEDFRDLTGTQTDQISIFGTQSTYSQYANSDFGFSKGFIVKFEKRFGGGLSVNMDYTFSVTKGNSSNPADARNAILGGAAPETYIAPLDWDQTHTMNLAVSYSVPNDFGISLIANYFTGQPYTPAVNKNTRVTQNAFPRNSDYKNDIFNIDLRAYKEIEIFGQRITAFMRVFNLLDLDNPRGLYSDTGDPYFTFGLLEARKVNPRLYYNTLEELYQNPGFFSEPRRVEVGLSYNF, encoded by the coding sequence ATGAGGTATATACTGTTACTGTGTGCCTTTATTGTTTCCATTTTGTTCCTTTCTCCTCAGGTTTTGGCTCAAGCCGGTAAGATTTCCGGCAGGGTTTTAGACTCTCAGACGAAGGAGCCCCTTCCATTTGCGAATGTGGTTATCATGGGTACAAACCTTGGTGCTGCAACAAATCTGGATGGTGAATATGTGATAATAAATGTTCCACCCGGAACATACAAAATACGCGCTTCAATGACCGGTTACAACAACTACACTGTTGAAAACATAAAAGTTGCTACCGGACTCACCACTTCTCTGGACTTTGCCATTGTACCGGCATCCTTTCAGACAGAAGAAGTGATAGTAGTCGCAGACAAACCGCTTATCAACAAAGATATTACCGCTTCCACCTCCATAGTGGGAGATGAGTTGATATCCGAACTTCCTGTTACCGACATCTCCGATGTACTCCAGCTTCAAGCCGGTATAGTCGTGGGTGGCGGAGGCGAGCTCCACATGCGTGGCGGTCGTGGTGGACAGGTGGTTTATCAGGTTGATGGTGTACCCGTTACAGATGCTTATGACAACAGTAATGTCGTGGATGTCGGTACAAATTCAGTAAAAGAGCTTCAGGTAATTTCCGGTGCTTTCAACGCTGAATATGGACAGGCAATGTCAGGTATCGTAAACATTGTAACCAAAGATGGTAACAATGACTACACCGGATCACTTTCTTTCTATGGTGGCGACTATCTTTCCAACAAACAGGATGTTTTCTGGAACATTCAAAAAATCAATCCGATTGCAGTAAGAAATATTGATGCAAGTTTAAGCGGTGCTTTCCTGAGGGATAAACTGTTTTTCTTTGCAAATGGGAGATACTATTACAACGAAGGATACTATTACGGAAAAAGAACCTTCCTTACATCGGATATTTCCAGAGAAAATACATCGAATCAATCGTATAACCTTGTCGACGGATCCGATACATCGCTTACACCTCTTGCCGGTCCCCGTGGAGACGGTGCTTTCGTTCCAACGAATGAAAACACCCGTTACTTTGCACAGGGCAAACTGACATACAGGATGTTCTCCGGATTTACTGTCCGTTTCAGTTATCTGTTTGACAAGCAGGATTATTTTGACGGTGCACCAAGATTGACGCCTGACAATAATCTTCAACGATTCAGACAAGGTATCAGCAACACTTTCAGTATTAACCATGCCATTTCCAACTCTTCATTTTATACTTTAAACCTCTCTTATTTCTTCAAAGACTACAGACACTACCTTTATAAGGACATCTACACCGGAAATCCTTCAAGACCGACACTTTATGTGGATAACAGGCTGAAGCAGAATCCTCCGTACAGTTTCGATATTGGTGGTACGAACAACAACAGGTTTGTAAGAAATACGGGAACATACTCTGCTAAACTTGACTGGGAAACCCAGTTTAACAAACAGATCAGTGTAAAGTTTGGTATTGATGCGAAACAACACATGATATACTTTGAAAACATCAATCTCGTGCCAATGACGGTAAACGGAGTTGATGCAAAGCCATTCAATGTTATCGTACCACCCGAGACTTCAACTGATCACGACACATATCACAGAAAACCACAGGAAATTTCGGGATATGTTCAGTCGAAGTTTGAAGCTTTCAACCTTATTTTTAATGCCGGATTAAGATTCGACCTCTTCAATCCTGACGGCAAAATCCTTGCAGACCCCACAGATCCTGATATCAGAAAACCTGTTAAACCTGCAAACAGAGCAAAGACCTACGAAGAAAGACTTACCTACTGGTACAAGGACGCATCTGTAAAAACACAGATCAGCCCTCGCCTTGGTATTGCTTTCCCGATTACTGCCCGTGGAGTCATCCACTTCTCTTACGGTCACTTCTTCCAGCTTCCAAGCTATGAACTTCTTTACAGCAACCCTGATTTTGAAGTGCTTGACGGATCGGGTAATGTTGCCCTGTTCGGAAATGCTGATCTCAAACCACAGAAAACCGTTAAAGGTGAAATTGGTCTTCAACAGCAGTTGTCAGATGACATGGCTATTGATGTAACTTTGTTCTTCGAAGATTTTAGAGACCTTACCGGTACACAAACCGATCAGATTTCAATTTTCGGTACACAATCTACCTACAGCCAGTATGCCAACTCCGATTTCGGATTCTCGAAGGGCTTCATTGTGAAGTTTGAGAAGAGATTTGGTGGCGGTTTGTCAGTAAACATGGATTATACATTCTCGGTAACCAAAGGTAATTCGTCAAATCCTGCAGATGCAAGAAATGCAATCCTTGGCGGTGCAGCTCCCGAAACCTACATAGCACCACTCGACTGGGATCAGACACACACCATGAACCTTGCTGTAAGCTATTCGGTACCAAACGATTTTGGTATTTCCCTGATAGCAAACTATTTCACAGGTCAGCCTTACACTCCTGCAGTCAACAAAAACACAAGAGTGACACAGAATGCTTTCCCAAGAAACAGTGACTACAAAAACGATATTTTTAATATCGATTTGAGAGCTTACAAGGAAATTGAAATCTTCGGACAGAGGATAACAGCTTTCATGAGAGTTTTCAACCTGTTGGATCTTGACAATCCACGCGGATTATACTCCGACACAGGTGATCCATATTTCACATTCGGGCTTCTTGAAGCCAGAAAAGTTAACCCAAGGTTGTATTACAATACACTTGAAGAACTGTATCAAAATCCGGGTTTCTTCTCTGAACCAAGAAGAGTTGAAGTCGGTTTGTCGTATAACTTTTAA
- a CDS encoding PorV/PorQ family protein — protein sequence MKRLYFLVILVSACSLMFGQTKVGSTAAPFLSIGIGPRAVGMGGAFTATANDITALYWNPAGVSRMGGSGAYFSHTKWFADINFNYAAAMLTLGDWGTVGGSVTILDYGETEITTVKEPDGTGAKYGAKDLAMGLHYAMNLTDRFSIGGTVKYVQQSIWNTSASTVAFDLGVLFLSEIYGLRIGATISNFGGDMTMDGKDLYVLYDIDPGIFGNNDQILAKLKTDPYPLPLTFKVGAAMDVINSSDLKFTLGVDALHPSDNSESINVGGEIVYKNLIALRGGYKSLFLDNAEEGLTLGVGLNYDIAPNLGLSVDYAYQDFGLLKNTQFFSLGIKF from the coding sequence ATGAAAAGACTTTATTTTTTAGTAATTCTTGTGTCTGCCTGTTCGTTGATGTTCGGGCAGACTAAAGTCGGCTCTACTGCTGCTCCATTCTTGTCAATAGGAATAGGACCAAGAGCCGTCGGTATGGGTGGTGCATTTACTGCCACAGCCAACGACATCACTGCACTCTACTGGAACCCCGCAGGCGTGTCGAGGATGGGTGGAAGTGGTGCTTACTTCTCGCATACCAAATGGTTCGCGGACATCAACTTCAATTATGCTGCGGCAATGTTGACTCTTGGTGATTGGGGTACAGTCGGCGGAAGTGTTACCATACTTGATTATGGTGAGACGGAGATTACCACAGTTAAAGAACCCGATGGAACCGGCGCCAAATATGGTGCGAAGGACCTTGCAATGGGTCTTCACTATGCGATGAATCTCACTGACCGGTTCTCGATTGGTGGTACAGTGAAATATGTTCAACAGTCGATTTGGAATACAAGTGCATCAACCGTGGCTTTTGACCTCGGAGTGCTTTTCCTTTCGGAGATTTATGGCTTGAGAATTGGAGCCACGATCTCTAACTTTGGAGGAGACATGACGATGGACGGAAAAGACCTTTATGTATTGTATGACATCGATCCGGGCATATTTGGAAACAACGATCAGATACTTGCAAAGTTGAAAACCGATCCTTATCCGCTTCCCTTGACTTTCAAGGTAGGTGCGGCAATGGATGTTATCAACTCTTCAGACCTCAAGTTTACTCTCGGTGTCGATGCACTTCACCCGAGTGACAACTCGGAGAGCATCAATGTTGGTGGTGAGATCGTTTACAAAAATCTTATCGCTCTTCGGGGCGGTTACAAATCACTCTTCCTTGATAATGCCGAGGAAGGGCTCACACTTGGTGTGGGGTTAAATTATGATATCGCACCAAATCTTGGTTTATCTGTAGATTATGCCTATCAGGACTTTGGATTGTTGAAAAACACACAGTTTTTCTCTTTAGGTATCAAATTTTAG